In Methanofollis sp. UBA420, one DNA window encodes the following:
- a CDS encoding glycosyltransferase family 4 protein, translating into MEFLPSMKIAYVYDAVYPYVMGGVEKRIREVSTRLAARGHEVHLYGMKFWDGPDTIEEDGVVLHGVCAPVPLYAGGRRSVVQALRFGQAVLGPLRASGADLIDCQNFPYFSCISARAAASAGKVPLVITWHEVWGDYWQEYLGRKGVAGRAVERFVATLPDRHIAVSPSTASALAGLGVREGVEVVPNGIDLARIAAVPPSAEATDVIFVGRLIREKHADLLVDALAMVREEVPDLRAVIVGDGPERAGVERRVHDLGLAGSVFFTGFLPDYVSVIAAMKASKVFVLPSTREGFGIAALEAMACGLPVVTADHPGNAVRDLVEEGVNGFVCGLSAGEIARKVLFTLQEGADLKKSSLDMAGRYAWDTVARHLEQVYKKT; encoded by the coding sequence ATGGAGTTCCTGCCGTCGATGAAGATCGCCTATGTCTATGATGCCGTCTACCCGTACGTGATGGGGGGTGTCGAGAAGCGGATCCGGGAGGTCTCCACCCGCCTTGCGGCGCGGGGCCACGAGGTTCACCTCTATGGCATGAAGTTCTGGGACGGTCCCGATACGATCGAGGAGGACGGCGTGGTGCTCCACGGCGTCTGTGCGCCGGTGCCGCTCTATGCAGGCGGGAGGAGATCTGTTGTGCAGGCCCTCCGCTTCGGGCAGGCGGTCCTCGGCCCCCTCCGTGCCTCTGGAGCCGATCTCATCGACTGCCAGAACTTTCCGTACTTCTCCTGCATCTCGGCGCGGGCGGCGGCCTCTGCCGGGAAGGTCCCCCTGGTCATCACCTGGCACGAGGTCTGGGGCGACTACTGGCAGGAGTACCTCGGCCGGAAGGGCGTCGCCGGGAGGGCGGTCGAGAGGTTCGTTGCGACTCTGCCAGACCGCCACATCGCGGTCTCCCCCTCCACCGCGTCGGCCCTCGCAGGCCTCGGCGTCAGGGAGGGGGTCGAGGTCGTCCCGAACGGCATCGACCTCGCCCGCATCGCGGCGGTGCCGCCTTCGGCCGAGGCCACCGACGTCATCTTCGTCGGGAGACTGATCCGGGAGAAGCATGCCGACCTCCTCGTCGATGCCCTGGCCATGGTCAGGGAGGAGGTCCCCGACCTCAGGGCCGTGATCGTCGGCGACGGCCCGGAGAGGGCCGGGGTGGAGAGGCGGGTGCACGACCTCGGGCTCGCCGGTTCGGTATTCTTCACCGGTTTCCTCCCCGACTATGTGTCTGTCATCGCCGCGATGAAGGCCTCGAAGGTCTTTGTCCTCCCCTCGACGCGGGAGGGCTTCGGGATCGCGGCCCTGGAGGCGATGGCCTGCGGCCTCCCCGTGGTGACGGCGGACCACCCCGGCAATGCCGTCCGGGATCTGGTGGAAGAGGGGGTGAACGGTTTTGTCTGCGGGCTCTCGGCGGGGGAGATCGCGAGGAAGGTGTTATTCACCTTGCAAGAGGGTGCCGATCTGAAAAAGAGTTCCCTGGATATGGCAGGGAGATATGCCTGGGACACCGTCGCCAGACATCTTGAACAGGTATATAAAAAAACATAG
- a CDS encoding GDP-mannose 4,6-dehydratase, giving the protein MKWNEKNVLITGISGFAGSYLARHLLDEGANVYGLIRRRADGSIPKNIAEKDIAGGIRFIEGNLEDISGLATALDVAEPDVVFHLAAQSYVPRSFTHPVETAQINSIGTNNLLEAIRMKDCDPTIVFAGSSEEYGLVFSSEEQYARAEEKYGAIFPQPTVLPEVPIKETNPLRPMSPYAVSKVYGDHLMRNYFYTYGTKAIVSRAFNHEGAGRGIMFVTSVVTNQVAKLVAGEIDRVTIGNVNAFRDWSHVRDVINGYCLLAEKGKPGEVYNQGSMRTTSVLSYILLSLEAAGMPVDRIETFKGEKSVDNPTGRDTAEMFGVRFDKTNVDRMLLEGSIDYTLADQGITAVCGGRKVRISFDEARFRPAEVPILMADITKLQKLGFVSTYSVGDIVRDQLNYFMDEKKRA; this is encoded by the coding sequence ATGAAGTGGAATGAAAAGAACGTTCTTATCACCGGTATCAGCGGGTTTGCCGGTTCATATCTTGCACGGCACCTGCTGGACGAGGGTGCGAATGTCTATGGCCTGATCCGCCGGCGGGCAGACGGATCGATCCCGAAGAATATCGCCGAGAAGGATATTGCGGGTGGGATCCGCTTTATCGAAGGGAACCTCGAGGATATTTCCGGCCTTGCCACCGCCCTCGATGTGGCCGAGCCCGATGTGGTCTTCCACCTTGCCGCTCAGTCCTATGTCCCGCGTTCGTTCACCCACCCGGTCGAAACGGCGCAGATCAACTCGATCGGCACCAATAACCTTCTCGAAGCCATCAGGATGAAGGACTGCGACCCGACCATTGTTTTTGCCGGGTCGTCCGAGGAATACGGGCTGGTCTTCAGCTCTGAGGAGCAGTACGCACGGGCAGAGGAGAAGTACGGTGCGATCTTCCCGCAGCCGACTGTCCTTCCCGAGGTGCCCATCAAGGAGACGAACCCCCTCAGGCCGATGTCGCCCTATGCGGTGAGCAAGGTCTATGGCGACCACCTGATGAGGAACTACTTCTACACCTACGGCACGAAGGCCATCGTCTCCCGTGCCTTCAACCACGAGGGTGCCGGCCGGGGGATCATGTTCGTCACCTCCGTCGTCACCAACCAGGTGGCGAAACTCGTTGCCGGCGAGATCGATCGGGTCACCATCGGCAATGTGAACGCCTTCAGGGACTGGTCCCATGTCCGCGATGTCATCAATGGCTACTGCCTCCTTGCAGAAAAAGGAAAGCCGGGAGAGGTCTACAACCAGGGTTCGATGCGCACGACCTCGGTCCTCTCTTATATCCTCCTCAGCCTTGAGGCGGCAGGGATGCCTGTGGACAGAATCGAGACGTTCAAAGGAGAGAAGTCCGTGGACAACCCGACCGGCAGAGACACGGCGGAGATGTTTGGCGTCCGCTTTGACAAGACGAATGTCGACCGGATGCTCCTCGAAGGATCGATCGACTACACTCTCGCCGACCAGGGGATCACCGCGGTCTGCGGCGGTCGGAAGGTCAGGATCTCCTTTGACGAGGCGCGGTTCAGGCCTGCCGAGGTCCCGATCCTGATGGCCGACATCACGAAACTGCAGAAACTCGGCTTTGTCTCGACGTACAGTGTTGGAGATATCGTCAGGGACCAGCTCAACTACTTCATGGACGAGAAGAAGCGGGCATGA